In Scyliorhinus canicula chromosome 27, sScyCan1.1, whole genome shotgun sequence, the following proteins share a genomic window:
- the LOC119957764 gene encoding histone H4: MSGRGKGGKGLGKGGAKRHRKVLRDNIQGITKPAIRRLARRGGVKRISGLIYEETRGVLKVFLENVIRDAVTYTEHAKRKTVTAMDVVYALKRQGRTLYGFGG, encoded by the coding sequence ATGTCTGGTAGAGGGAAAGGTGGTAAAGGACTGGGCAAAGGCGGAGCAAAGCGGCACCGCAAAGTGCTTCGTGATAACATCCAGGGCATCACCAAACCAGCAATCCGCCGCCTGGCTCGCCGTGGCGGGGTCAAGCGCATCTCGGGTTTGATCTATGAGGAGACTCGCGGGGTGCTGAAGGTTTTCCTGGAGAATGTGATCAGGGACGCCGTCACCTACACTGAACACGCCAAGCGCAAGACGGTCACCGCCATGGATGTGGTTTACGCTCTCAAACGCCAGGGCCGCACTCTCTATGGATTCGGCGGCTGA
- the LOC119957757 gene encoding histone H2AX-like produces the protein MSGRGKTSGKARAKAKSRSSRAGLQFPVGRVHRHLRKGNYAQRVGAGAPVYLAAVLEYLTAEILELAGNAARDNKKTRIIPRHLQLAVRNDEELNKLLGGVTIAQGGVLPNIQAVLLPKKTSASSGKK, from the coding sequence ATGTCTGGAAGAGGAAAGACCAGCGGTAAAGCTCGGGCCAAGGCCAAGTCTCGCTCCTCCCGGGCTGGACTGCAGTTCCCGGTGGGCCGTGTTCACAGGCACCTGAGAAAGGGTAACTATGCCCAGCGTGTGGGTGCCGGAGCCCCGGTCTATCTGGCTGCTGTGCTCGAGTATCTGACCGCTGAAATCCTCGAGCTGGCCGGGAACGCGGCCCGGGACAACAAGAAGACCCGCATCATCCCCAGGCACCTGCAGCTGGCCGTCCGCAACGACGAGGAGCTCAACAAGCTGCTGGGAGGAGTGACCATCGCTCAGGGTGGGGTGCTGCCTAATATCCAGGCCGTGCTGCTGCCCAAGAAAACCAGTGCCAGCTCCGGCAAGAAGTGA
- the LOC119957754 gene encoding late histone H2B.L4-like — translation MADEKKPTSKPAAKKGAKKVIKKPAVKGGKKRRKSRKESYSIYIYKVMKQVHPDTGISSKAMSIMNSFVSDIFERIAGEASRLAHYNKRSTISSREIQTAVRLLLPGELAKHAVSEGTKAVTKYTSSK, via the coding sequence ATGGCTGACGAGAAGAAACCAACATCGAAACCAGCTGCCAAGAAGGGAGCCAAGAAAGTCATTAAGAAACCGGCAGTAAAGGGCGGCAAGAAGCGGCGAAAGTCGAGGAAGGAGAGTTACTCCATCTACATCTACAAAGTGATGAAGCAGGTTCACCCCGACACCGGCATCTCCTCCAAGGCCATGAGCATCATGAACTCGTTCGTCAGCGATATTTTCGAGCGTATCGCGGGTGAGGCTTCCCGCCTGGCCCATTACAACAAGCGCAGCACCATCAGCTCCCGGGAGATCCAGACCGCCGTGCGCCTGCTGCTGCCCGGGGAACTGGCCAAGCACGCCGTGTCGGAAGGGACAAAGGCGGTGACCAAGTACACCAGCTCCAAGTAA